A part of Nocardioides sp. WS12 genomic DNA contains:
- a CDS encoding DUF4190 domain-containing protein, which produces MSDQPPLTPPSQPSPGFEPYQAPAYGDVAPDAPTQQAPAGSAPVPPAAPYPVAPGPYPVAPVASPYQGAPVPYQVAPQYLRHVAPTHSLATTSLALGISGLVGLMLTPVFFVTFLAVLCSPFAIWTGLKARREIRANPQAFGGEGLATAGFITGIIGLVLAVLGLVALVAVVGLFVAALSSASS; this is translated from the coding sequence ATGAGCGACCAGCCGCCCCTGACTCCCCCGTCGCAGCCTTCGCCGGGATTCGAGCCCTACCAGGCTCCGGCCTACGGCGACGTCGCTCCCGATGCGCCCACCCAGCAGGCACCTGCCGGGTCCGCCCCGGTCCCGCCGGCGGCGCCGTACCCCGTGGCGCCCGGGCCCTACCCGGTCGCGCCCGTGGCGTCGCCGTACCAGGGCGCACCCGTGCCGTACCAGGTCGCGCCGCAGTACCTCCGCCACGTGGCGCCGACCCACTCCCTGGCGACGACCTCGCTGGCGCTCGGCATCAGCGGCCTGGTCGGCCTGATGCTCACGCCGGTCTTCTTCGTGACCTTCCTGGCCGTGCTGTGCTCGCCCTTCGCCATCTGGACCGGCCTGAAGGCGCGACGCGAGATCCGGGCCAACCCCCAGGCCTTCGGCGGCGAAGGACTGGCCACGGCCGGCTTCATCACCGGGATCATCGGCCTGGTCCTCGCCGTGCTCGGACTGGTGGCCCTCGTGGCCGTCGTGGGACTGTTCGTCGCCGCGCTCAGCTCCGCGAGCAGCTGA